One genomic window of Saccharomyces cerevisiae S288C chromosome XII, complete sequence includes the following:
- the CST9 gene encoding SUMO ligase CST9 (SUMO E3 ligase; required for synaptonemal complex formation; localizes to synapsis initiation sites on meiotic chromosomes; associates with centromeres early in meiosis, then with chromosome axes and finally with double-strand break sites that are engaged in repair by crossovers; potential Cdc28p substrate): MGGYLAIVFIPQTNTKSMREKKQKCLKQVRRLSLISPKKYIMPDSIFEQPFVYCGVCHRRTSHGDPLRLTSCAHILCSQHSPLTSKVCPICRSSDISIINLVESKQLPTDIRIFFEPLPPLLESLYNVSQFQLNGLSKQCQYYQNHCLKLREKCARQQQLLYQAKIELDSMAILKKRIQELESVLNHNNVSSMSVGVLPTRNSHQNHYQPPPTVDLTVDDNSLEEFEAKSFIKKLKKNSSLRNSSKNNNGTVTPSTSGRVNKNQPLFMETLNNPNRNSIPPPGMNPNANSNLPNISTIAESTNLNRFSFSPVRVAKGFDGKLPNLDILTNNGSVSSKNISRLSSASLQPSSPLSSSSNRLILPNSNLKELHHSNTPLTSTSTQFPSALEKLKITRKRNNTISGSNRITHNLSSHVRSSGLAFSSSSNSLQQSKLPKSNILKRSNSTQQLTNTHLKSDNHLPPRSSNTVLGSSKKNNKFRRIR, translated from the coding sequence ATGGGCGGCTATTTGGCGATCGTGTTCATTCCCCAAACTAACACGAAGAGCATGagagagaaaaaacaaaagtgCTTGAAACAGGTAAGACGTTTATCATTGATATCAccaaagaaatatataaTGCCGGATTCTATTTTTGAACAGCCCTTTGTTTACTGTGGTGTTTGCCACAGAAGAACATCGCATGGAGATCCATTGAGGCTGACCTCATGTGCTCATATCCTCTGTTCGCAGCATTCTCCATTAACATCAAAGGTGTGTCCTATATGCCGTTCGAGCGATATCTCCATCATTAACCTTGTGGAATCTAAACAGCTGCCTACCGACATtaggattttttttgagcCACTGCCCCCACTTTTGGAGTCGTTATATAATGTTTCCCAATTCCAACTGAATGGGCTTTCGAAACAGTGTCAATACTATCAAAATCATTGTTTAAAGTTGAGAGAAAAATGTGCAAGACAACAGCAGCTGCTATATCAGGCCAAAATAGAGTTGGATTCTATGGCGATTCttaagaaaagaatacaGGAATTAGAGTCAGTTTTGAATCATAACAATGTTTCTTCGATGTCAGTTGGTGTGCTACCAACAAGAAATAGCcatcaaaatcattacCAGCCCCCTCCAACCGTTGATCTGACAGTTGATGATAATAGTTTAGAAGAATTCGAAGCCAAATCCTTTAttaaaaagttgaaaaaaaactcttctttgagaaattcttcaaaaaataacaatggAACTGTCACTCCCTCTACAAGTGGTCGTGTAAATAAAAACCAGCCTCTCTTTATGGAGACATTGAATAATCCTAATAGAAATAGCATTCCTCCTCCTGGAATGAACCCAAACGCAAATAGTAATCTACCTAATATTTCGACTATTGCAGAATCAACCAATCTGAACAGATTTTCGTTCTCTCCTGTGCGTGTTGCAAAAGGCTTCGATGGAAAGTTGCCAAATCTTGACATCCTCACGAATAATGGCTCTGTATCTTCCAAAAATATATCAAGATTATCTTCAGCTTCTCTCCAACCCTCTTCGCCtctatcttcatcatcaaataGGCTTATTTTACCAAATAGTAACCTCAAAGAATTGCATCATTCAAATACACCTTTAACAAGTACCTCGACGCAGTTTCCCTCAGctttagaaaaattaaaaataacaaggAAGAGAAATAATACTATCAGCGGTTCGAATAGAATAACACACAACTTGAGCTCACACGTAAGAAGCAGTGGTCTTgccttttcatcttcatcgaaCTCATTGCAACAAAGTAAACTGCCGAAATCAAATATACTAAAGCGGTCCAATTCAACTCAGCAACTGACTAATACACATTTGAAGAGTGATAATCATCTGCCACCTCGCTCAAGTAATACTGTGTTGGGTAGTAGcaagaaaaacaataaGTTTAGAAGGATTAGGTAA
- the COX8 gene encoding cytochrome c oxidase subunit VIII (Subunit VIII of cytochrome c oxidase (Complex IV); Complex IV is the terminal member of the mitochondrial inner membrane electron transport chain), with product MLCQQMIRTTAKRSSNIMTRPIIMKRSVHFKDGVYENIPFKVKGRKTPYALSHFGFFAIGFAVPFVACYVQLKKSGAF from the coding sequence ATGTTGTGCCAACAGATGATTAGAACGACAGCTAAGAGAAGTAGCAATATCATGACCAGACCTATTATCATGAAGAGGTCAGTACACTTCAAAGACGGTGTGTATGAAAATATCCCATTCAAAGtcaaaggaagaaagaCACCTTACGCCTTATCTCATTTCGGGTTCTTCGCTATTGGATTTGCTGTTCCATTTGTTGCCTGCTatgttcaattgaaaaagtcaGGTGCTTTTTAA
- the VPS33 gene encoding tethering complex ATP-binding subunit VPS33 (ATP-binding protein that is a subunit of the HOPS and CORVET complexes; essential for protein sorting, vesicle docking, and fusion at the vacuole; binds to SNARE domains), producing MNRFWNTKKFSLTNADGLCATLNEISQNDEVLVVQPSVLPVLNSLLTFQDLTQSTPVRKITLLDDQLSDDLPSALGSVPQMDLIFLIDVRTSLRLPPQLLDAAQKHNLSSLHIIYCRWKPSFQNTLEDTEQWQKDGFDLNSKKTHFPNVIESQLKELSNEYTLYPWDLLPFPQIDENVLLTHSLYNMENVNMYYPNLRSLQSATESILVDDMVNSLQSLIFETNSIITNVVSIGNLSKRCSHLLKKRIDEHQTENDLFIKGTLYGERTNCGLEMDLIILERNTDPITPLLTQLTYAGILDDLYEFNSGIKIKEKDMNFNYKEDKIWNDLKFLNFGSIGPQLNKLAKELQTQYDTRHKAESVHEIKEFVDSLGSLQQRQAFLKNHTTLSSDVLKVVETEEYGSFNKILELELEILMGNTLNNDIEDIILELQYQYEVDQKKILRLICLLSLCKNSLREKDYEYLRTFMIDSWGIEKCFQLESLAELGFFTSKTGKTDLHITTSKSTRLQKEYRYISQWFNTVPIEDEHAADKITNENDDFSEATFAYSGVVPLTMRLVQMLYDRSILFHNYSSQQPFILSREPRVSQTEDLIEQLYGDSHAIEESIWVPGTITKKINASIKSNNRRSIDGSNGTFHAAEDIALVVFLGGVTMGEIAIMKHLQKILGKKGINKRFIIIADGLINGTRIMNSIS from the coding sequence ATGAATAGATTTTGGAATACTAAGAAATTTTCATTAACAAATGCCGATGGACTATGTGCTACCTTAAATGAGATATCTCAAAATGATGAAGTTCTTGTGGTTCAACCAAGTGTATTGCCAGTACTCAATAGTTTGCTAACTTTCCAAGATTTGACTCAATCAACTCCTGTAAGGAAAATTACGTTACTCGATGATCAGCTAAGTGACGATTTACCGAGTGCCTTAGGCAGCGTTCCGCAAATGgatcttatttttcttattgatGTCAGAACATCTCTCCGACTCCCTCCACAACTGCTTGATGCTGCTCAAAAGCACAATTTATCATCTTTGCATATAATATACTGTCGATGGAAACCGTCTTTCCAAAATACTTTGGAGGATACAGAGCAATGGCAAAAGGATGGTTTCGatttgaattcaaaaaaaacacaTTTCCCTAACGTCATTGAATCTCAGTTAAAGGAGCTATCGAACGAATATACCCTTTACCCTTGGGATCTCTTGCCCTTCCCACagattgatgaaaatgttCTATTGACTCATTCCCTTTATAACATGGAAAATGTAAACATGTATTATCCCAACTTACGTTCTTTGCAGAGTGCCACAGAGTCAATACTGGTTGATGATATGGTCAATTCGTTGCAGAGCTTGATTTTTGAAACTAATAGTATCATAACAAATGTTGTGTCGATAGGTAATCTGTCTAAGAGATGTAGCcatcttttgaagaaacGAATCGATGAGCATCAAACAGAGAATGATTTATTCATCAAGGGTACGCTTTATGGTGAACGAACCAACTGTGGACTAGAAATGGACTTGATTATCTTGGAAAGGAATACCGATCCTATAACGCCATTGTTGACACAACTTACGTATGCAGGAATACTAGATGATCTATATGAATTCAATTCTGGCATAAAGATAAAGGAGAAAGACATGAACTTCAATTATAAGGAAGATAAAATATGGaatgatttgaaatttttaaattttggGTCGATTGGGCCGCAGTTAAATAAATTGGCAAAGGAACTACAAACGCAATATGATACAAGGCATAAAGCCGAGAGCGTACatgaaatcaaagaattcGTTGATTCCTTAGGTTCTTTGCAACAAAGGCAagcttttttgaaaaatcacACAACCTTATCATCCGACGTTTTGAAAGTGGTAGAGACTGAAGAGTACGGatctttcaataaaatcttAGAGTTAGAGCTGGAAATTTTGATGGGAAATACACTTAATAACGACATTGAAGATATTATACTCGAGTTGCAGTACCAGTACGAGGTTGATCAAAAGAAGATTCTCAGATTAATCTGTTTATTGTCTCTTTGTAAAAATTCACTTCGAGAAAAGGATTATGAATATCTAAGAACCTTTATGATCGACTCTTGGggcattgaaaaatgcttTCAACTTGAATCATTGGCTGAGTTAGGATTTTTCACTAGCAAAACGGGAAAAACTGATTTGCATATTACAACAAGTAAGTCAACAAGATTACAGAAAGAATACCGTTATATTTCACAATGGTTCAATACAGTACCCATAGAAGACGAGCATGCTGCCGATAAAATCACAAATGAGAACGATGACTTCTCGGAAGCCACTTTTGCTTACAGTGGTGTAGTGCCCTTGACAATGAGACTGGTTCAGATGTTATATGATAGGTCTATCTTGTTCCATAATTATTCCTCGCAGCAGCCTTTTATACTGTCAAGAGAACCTAGAGTTTCTCAAACGGAGGATTTAATTGAACAGTTATATGGAGACTCACATGCGATCGAAGAGAGTATATGGGTCCCGGGAACCATTACAAAAAAGATCAATGCAAGCATCAAGAGCAATAATAGACGGTCCATAGACGGATCTAATGGGACATTTCATGCTGCAGAGGATATTGCACTCGTAGTATTCCTCGGAGGTGTAACAATGGGTGAAATAGCTATAATGAAGCATTTGCAAAAAATACTAGGTAAAAAAGGTATCAATAAAAGGTTTATCATCATCGCCGATGGCTTGATCAATGGCACAAGGATCATGAACTCTATATCTTAA
- the AFG2 gene encoding AAA family ATPase AFG2 (ATPase of the CDC48/PAS1/SEC18 (AAA) family, forms a hexameric complex; is essential for pre-60S maturation and release of several preribosome maturation factors; releases Rlp24p from purified pre-60S particles in vitro; target of the ribosomal biosynthesis inhibitor diazaborine; may be involved in degradation of aberrant mRNAs) translates to MAPKSSSSGSKKKSSASSNSADAKASKFKLPAEFITRPHPSKDHGKETCTAYIHPNVLSSLEINPGSFCTVGKIGENGILVIARAGDEEVHPVNVITLSTTIRSVGNLILGDRLELKKAQVQPPYATKVTVGSLQGYNILECMEEKVIQKLLDDSGVIMPGMIFQNLKTKAGDESIDVVITDASDDSLPDVSQLDLNMDDMYGGLDNLFYLSPPFIFRKGSTHITFSKETQANRKYNLPEPLSYAAVGGLDKEIESLKSAIEIPLHQPTLFSSFGVSPPRGILLHGPPGTGKTMLLRVVANTSNAHVLTINGPSIVSKYLGETEAALRDIFNEARKYQPSIIFIDEIDSIAPNRANDDSGEVESRVVATLLTLMDGMGAAGKVVVIAATNRPNSVDPALRRPGRFDQEVEIGIPDVDARFDILTKQFSRMSSDRHVLDSEAIKYIASKTHGYVGADLTALCRESVMKTIQRGLGTDANIDKFSLKVTLKDVESAMVDIRPSAMREIFLEMPKVYWSDIGGQEELKTKMKEMIQLPLEASETFARLGISAPKGVLLYGPPGCSKTLTAKALATESGINFLAVKGPEIFNKYVGESERAIREIFRKARSAAPSIIFFDEIDALSPDRDGSSTSAANHVLTSLLNEIDGVEELKGVVIVAATNRPDEIDAALLRPGRLDRHIYVGPPDVNARLEILKKCTKKFNTEESGVDLHELADRTEGYSGAEVVLLCQEAGLAAIMEDLDVAKVELRHFEKAFKGIARGITPEMLSYYEEFALRSGSSS, encoded by the coding sequence atggCTCCTAAATCTAGTTCTTCCGGttccaaaaagaaatcatcGGCAAGTTCTAATAGTGCTGATGCAAAAGCATCCAAATTTAAATTGCCTGCTGAATTTATTACCAGACCACATCCTTCTAAAGATCATGGCAAGGAAACATGCACAGCATATATTCATCCTAACGTATTATCCTCGCTTGAGATAAATCCGGGATCATTTTGTACTGTCGGTAAGATAGGCGAAAATGGTATTTTAGTAATAGCTAGAGCGGGTGATGAAGAAGTACATCCTGTTAATGTTATCACCCTTTCCACAACTATACGATCTGTTGGGAACCTTATCCTTGGTGATCGTCTAGAATTAAAGAAAGCCCAGGTGCAACCACCTTATGCCACTAAGGTTACCGTGGGGTCCTTACAAGgatataatattttggaaTGTATGGAGGAAAAAGTAATTCAAAAGCTACTGGATGATAGTGGCGTTATAATGCCTGGaatgatttttcaaaacttaaaaacaaaagcaGGTGATGAAAGCATTGATGTCGTAATTACAGATGCGAGCGATGATTCGCTTCCCGACGTCAGCCAACTAGATCTTAACATGGACGATATGTACGGTGGATTAGATAACCTGTTTTATCTATCTCCACCTTTTATATTCAGAAAAGGCTCCACACATATAACTTTTTCGAAAGAAACCCAGGCAAATCGTAAATACAATCTTCCGGAGCCCTTATCCTATGCAGCAGTGGGCGGCTTAGACAAGGAGATTGAATCACTGAAAAGTGCTATTGAAATACCTCTTCATCAACCGACGCTATTTAGTAGCTTTGGTGTTTCTCCCCCTCGAGGTATACTTCTTCACGGACCCCCAGGTACTGGTAAAACTATGCTTTTGAGAGTTGTAGCAAATACGTCCAACGCACACGTCCTAACCATTAATGGCCCCTCAATCGTCTCCAAATATCTTGGTGAAACGGAAGCGGCATTAAGAgatatttttaatgaagCAAGGAAGTACCAGCCTTccattattttcattgacGAAATTGATTCAATAGCACCAAATAGAGCAAACGATGACTCCGGTGAAGTTGAGAGCAGAGTCGTGGCTACATTGCTTACCCTAATGGATGGCATGGGCGCTGCAGGTAAAGTGGTGGTAATTGCTGCTACAAACAGGCCTAATTCTGTCGACCCTGCTCTCAGGAGACCTGGCAGGTTTGACCAAGAAGTAGAAATTGGTATACCAGACGTTGATGCCAGATTTGACATTTTAACTAAGCAATTCTCAAGAATGTCCTCGGATCGTCACGTATTAGATTCTGAAGCGATCAAGTACATTGCTTCTAAAACGCATGGCTATGTTGGTGCTGATTTAACTGCTCTCTGCAGAGAATCAGTTATGAAGACGATACAACGAGGACTAGGAACAGACGCCAATATTGACAAGTTTTCCCTAAAAGTTACATTGAAAGATGTGGAGAGCGCCATGGTTGATATCAGACCCAGCGCAATGAGAGAAATCTTCTTAGAAATGCCAAAAGTTTATTGGTCTGACATTGGCGGCCAAGAAGAGCTTAAAACAAAGATGAAAGAAATGATACAGTTGCCTTTGGAGGCTTCGGAGACTTTTGCCAGGCTGGGAATTTCTGCACCAAAAGGTGTATTACTTTACGGGCCGCCAGGTTGCTCCAAGACATTAACCGCAAAAGCTCTCGCTACAGAATCGGGTATCAACTTCTTAGCTGTGAAAGGGCCTGAAATTTTTAACAAGTATGTAGGGGAATCCGAAAGAGCTATAAGAGAAATTTTCCGCAAAGCACGCTCTGCAGCTCCAAGtattatcttctttgatgaaatCGATGCATTATCTCCTGATAGAGACGGGAGTTCCACCTCTGCAGCTAATCACGTGCTCACATCTTTACTCAATGAGATTGATGGTGTTGAAGAGTTAAAGGGTGTAGTTATTGTAGCGGCGACGAATAGACCTGATGAAATAGATGCTGCTCTTCTAAGGCCTGGTAGGTTAGATAGACACATTTACGTTGGCCCTCCAGACGTAAACGCCCGCTTGGAAATCTTAAAGAAGTGCACAAAGAAATTTAATACAGAAGAGTCTGGAGTCGATCTTCATGAATTGGCAGACCGTACAGAAGGTTATTCCGGAGCTGAAGTTGTGCTGCTTTGTCAAGAAGCGGGCTTGGCTGCCATAATGGAAGATTTAGATGTCGCAAAAGTGGAATTACGTCATTTTGAGAAAGCTTTTAAAGGAATTGCTAGGGGCATTACTCCAGAAATGCTCTCTTATTATGAAGAGTTTGCTCTAAGAAGCGGTTCATCTTCGTAA
- the SKI2 gene encoding SKI complex RNA helicase subunit SKI2 (Ski complex component and putative RNA helicase; mediates 3'-5' RNA degradation by the cytoplasmic exosome; null mutants have superkiller phenotype of increased viral dsRNAs and are synthetic lethal with mutations in 5'-3' mRNA decay; mutations in the human ortholog, SKIV2L, causes Syndromic diarrhea/Trichohepatoenteric (SD/THE) syndrome) encodes MSEGFSSSSIQELYQSLKEITNNADVELFEDRITKLDFESTDEPKHANDIIKDRFLRPSNALPWSLLDMVQDVPHTSSPEDCSGKLDYKELLKVPDPINRTSYQFKRTGLEGKISGYKEEVDLKEVANANASNSLSITRSINHNQNSVRGSTAQLPFTPGGIPMKSVKTDSEQNGSSTMANATKLLHKDGQGLFDIPEGMNRGIKPMDSPAENEDQNGQFKELKQLNEIDNELDIRIEANEAKLKEEEKSAKSISEEIMEEATEETTADNADDAEIDELLPIGIDFGRTKPVSKSVPVKKEWAHVVDLNHKIENFDELIPNPARSWPFELDTFQKEAVYHLEQGDSVFVAAHTSAGKTVVAEYAIAMAHRNMTKTIYTSPIKALSNQKFRDFKETFDDVNIGLITGDVQINPDANCLIMTTEILRSMLYRGADLIRDVEFVIFDEVHYVNDQDRGVVWEEVIIMLPQHVKFILLSATVPNTYEFANWIGRTKQKNIYVISTPKRPVPLEINIWAKKELIPVINQNSEFLEANFRKHKEILNGESAKGAPSKTDNGRGGSTARGGRGGSNTRDGRGGRGNSTRGGANRGGSRGAGAIGSNKRKFFTQDGPSKKTWPEIVNYLRKRELLPMVVFVFSKKRCEEYADWLEGINFCNNKEKSQIHMFIEKSITRLKKEDRDLPQILKTRSLLERGIAVHHGGLLPIVKELIEILFSKGFIKVLFATETFAMGLNLPTRTVIFSSIRKHDGNGLRELTPGEFTQMAGRAGRRGLDSTGTVIVMAYNSPLSIATFKEVTMGVPTRLQSQFRLTYNMILNLLRIEALRVEEMIKYSFSENAKETLQPEHEKQIKVLQEELQTIEYKSCEICDNDIEKFLELMLAYKEATVNLMQEMVKSPSILHILKEGRLVAFRDPNDCLKLGFVFKVSLKDAVCVIMTFTKPYKLPNGEPNHLIYFPKADGYRRRNFPKFQKTDFYMEEVPVTAIEVITKRKFAAPLGKVIKKDVAALNEFNAETNNILDGKTLKEAINIEKQGLKIHQILLDRTNIRDEIFKLKSIKCPNLSQHIVPKFKAHVIKKKIEELYHLMSDQNLSLLPDYEKRLAVLKDTEFIDQNHNVLLKGRVACEINSGYELVLTELILDNFLGSFEPEEIVALLSVFVYEGKTREEEPPIVTPRLAKGKQRIEEIYKKMLCVFNTHQIPLTQDEAEFLDRKRFAMMNVVYEWARGLSFKEIMEMSPEAEGTVVRVITWLDEICREVKTASIIIGNSTLHMKMSRAQELIKRDIVFAASLYL; translated from the coding sequence ATGTCTGAGGGATTCAGTAGCAGTTCCATACAGGAATTATATCAATCGttaaaagaaatcactAACAACGCAGACGTAGAGCTTTTCGAAGATCGCATTACTAAATTAGATTTTGAGAGCACCGATGAACCAAAGCATGCAAATGATATCATAAAGGATAGATTTTTGAGACCTTCTAATGCTCTTCCTTGGAGCTTGTTGGACATGGTCCAAGACGTTCCACATACGTCTTCTCCAGAAGATTGCTCTGGTAAACTAGATTACAAGGAATTGCTGAAAGTCCCGGACCCAATTAATAGAACATCATACCAGTTTAAAAGAACTGGGTTAGAAGGTAAAATTTCAGGCTACAAAGAAGAGGTTGATTTGAAGGAAGTTGCAAATGCCAATGCATCAAATTCACTGTCGATTACGAGAAGTATCAACCATAACCAAAACTCAGTAAGGGGTTCTACAGCGCAATTGCCTTTCACACCAGGCGGAATTCCCATGAAATCTGTCAAGACAGATTCAGAACAAAATGGATCTTCTACAATGGCCAACGCTACTAAATTGTTACACAAGGATGGTCAAGGTTTATTCGATATTCCAGAGGGTATGAATAGAGGCATTAAGCCGATGGATTCTCCAGCTGAAAATGAGGATCAAAACGGACAGttcaaagaattgaaaCAGCTAAATGAGATAGATAATGAATTAGACATAAGGATTGAGGCGAACGAGGCAAAGTTAAAAGAGGAGGAAAAATCTGCCAAGTCAAtttctgaagaaattatGGAGGAAGCCACTGAAGAAACGACTGCCGATAATGCTGATGATGCCGAAATCGATGAACTATTACCAATTGGAATAGACTTTGGCAGAACTAAACCAGTTTCGAAAAGTGTTCCTGTTAAAAAGGAATGGGCCCATGTTGTTGATTTGAACCATAAGATCGAAAATTTCGATGAGTTGATTCCAAACCCCGCTAGATCGTGGCCTTTTGAATTGGATACATTTCAAAAGGAAGCCGTCTATCATCTCGAACAAGGTGATTCCGTATTTGTTGCCGCCCACACATCTGCTGGTAAAACTGTTGTTGCAGAATACGCAATTGCCATGGCACATAGAAACATGACTAAAACTATATATACATCACCCATTAAAGCCTTATCCAATCAAAAATTCCGAGActttaaagaaactttTGACGATGTTAATATTGGGTTGATTACTGGTGATGTGCAAATTAATCCGGATGCTAACTGTTTGATTATGACGACCGAAATTTTAAGATCAATGCTTTATAGAGGTGCCGATTTGATCAGAGATGTAGAGTTTGTCATTTTCGATGAAGTTCACTACGTTAATGATCAAGACCGTGGTGTTGTCTGGGAAGAAGTTATTATTATGCTTCCACAGCATGTCAAGTTTATCTTATTATCTGCCACCGTTCCTAACACTTATGAGTTTGCTAATTGGATTGGAAGAActaagcaaaaaaatatttatgtCATTTCCACACCAAAAAGACCCGTTCCATTGGAAATAAATATATGGGCTAAAAAGGAACTGATACCGGTTATTAATCAAAATTCAGAATTTTTAGAAGCTAATTTCAGGAAACATAAAGAGATTCTAAATGGGGAGAGTGCAAAAGGGGCTCCTTCAAAAACTGACAACGGGAGAGGTGGATCCACAGCAAGAGGGGGCCGTGGTGGATCCAATACTCGAGATGGAAGAGGAGGCCGTGGTAATTCAACACGTGGAGGTGCCAACCGTGGAGGTTCAAGAGGTGCTGGCGCAATTGGCTCCAACAAGCGTAAGTTTTTCACTCAAGATGGTCCTTCGAAAAAAACATGGCCCGAAATTGTCAATTACCTAAGGAAAAGAGAGCTTCTACCAATGGTTGTTTTCGTATTTAGTAAAAAGAGGTGCGAGGAATATGCTGACTGGTTGGAGGGAATTAACTTCTGCAACAATAAGGAAAAATCACAAATCCACATGTTTATTGAGAAGTCGATTACTcgtttgaaaaaagaggaTAGAGATTTGCCTCAAATTCTTAAAACCAGATCATTACTTGAACGTGGTATAGCTGTTCATCATGGGGGGCTATTGCCCATTGTCAAGGAGTTGATcgaaatattattttccaagGGTTTTATCAAAGTTTTATTTGCAACAGAAACTTTTGCCATGGGTTTGAACCTTCCCACAAGAACAGTTATCTTTAGCAGCATCCGTAAACATGATGGTAATGGATTAAGAGAACTGACTCCAGGTGAGTTTACCCAAATGGCTGGTAGAGCTGGTAGAAGGGGCTTGGATTCCACTGGTACAGTCATTGTGATGGCATATAATAGTCCTTTATCTATTGCTACGTTCAAAGAAGTAACGATGGGTGTTCCGACGAGGTTGCAGTCTCAGTTTAGATTAACATACAATATGATATTAAATCTTTTAAGAATTGAGGCGTTGAGAGTTGAAGAAATGATCAAGTATTCTTTTAGTGAGAATGCCAAAGAAACTTTACAACCTGAACATGAAAAACAAATCAAAGTATTACAAGAGGAATTACAAACCATAGAGTACAAAAGTTGTGAAATCTGTGATAATGATATCGAAAAGTTTTTGGAATTGATGCTGGCATATAAGGAGGCAACAGTCAACCTAATGCAAGAAATGGTTAAATCGCCTTCGATATTGCATATCTTGAAAGAGGGCAGACTCGTTGCTTTTAGGGACCCCAATGATTGCTTGAAATTAGGATTTGTATTTAAAGTTTCTCTGAAGGATGCTGTTTGTGTCATTATGACGTTCACAAAACCATACAAACTCCCAAATGGTGAGCCAAATCATTTAATATACTTTCCAAAAGCGGATGGATACAGAAGAAGGAACTTCCCTAAATTCCAGAAGACTGATTTTtatatggaagaagttccTGTGACGGCTATTGAAGTGATCACTAAACGCAAGTTTGCCGCACCCTTGGGAAAAGTGATTAAAAAGGATGTTGCCGCTTTGAACGAGTTTAACGCTGAAACAAATAACATTTTGGACGGCAAAACGCTAAAAGAAGCAATTAACATTGAAAAGCAAGGTTTAAAAATTCACCAAATATTGTTAGACCGTACAAATATAAGGGATGAGATATTCAAACTAAAAAGCATTAAATGTCCCAACCTAAGCCAACACATTGTTCCCAAGTTTAAGGCGCATGtaattaaaaagaaaattgaagaattgTACCATTTGATGTCTGACCAAAATCTGAGCTTACTACCCGATTATGAAAAGAGATTGGCTGTTCTGAAAGACACTGAATTTATCGACCAAAACCACAACGTGCTGTTAAAAGGTAGAGTGGCATGTGAAATTAATTCTGGTTATGAGTTAGTTTTAACTGAATTAATTTTAGACAACTTTTTAGGAAGCTTTGAACCTGAAGAGATTGTAGCCTTATTATCAGTATTTGTTTATGAGGGGAAAACCAGGGAAGAGGAGCCTCCTATTGTCACACCAAGGCTAGCAAAGGGTAAACAAAGAATTGAGGAAatttacaagaaaatgctTTGTGTTTTCAATACGCATCAGATTCCATTAACTCAGGATGAAGCTGAGTTTTTGGACAGAAAAAGGTTTGCCATGATGAATGTGGTGTATGAGTGGGCCCGTGGTTTAtcattcaaagaaatcatgGAAATGAGCCCCGAGGCTGAAGGTACTGTAGTCAGAGTTATCACTTGGCTAGACGAAATTTGCCGCGAAGTTAAGACTGCCtctattattattggtaATTCCACATTACATATGAAGATGAGCAGGGCTCAAGAGTTGATTAAGAGAGATATTGTTTTCGCCGCAAGTTTGTATTTATAG